CGCCGCATCCAGGCCCGCCAGTCCGGATCGCTCGGCGAGCTGAACGCCGCCGCGCAGCGTCTCGCCGAGGTCGCGACCGCCGATGGCGGCCTCGTCGACTCGGTCAAGGGTCTTGGCGATCGGCAGCAGTCGATGGCCGACCGTATTTCCGAGCTCGAAGTTTTGCTCGTCCGCTTCGACGGCGTGACCCACACCTTCCACAACCGGCTGGAGGCGCTTGCCAAGCAGCACGTCCATCCGGTGAAGGGCCACCTCATGTGGCTCGCCGCCGCCGTCGGCCTGGTGATCGGCGTCGCCGTCACCGCGGCGATGAGGCTCTGACGTGGCCGAGCTGCCCGACATTCCGCGTCTCTCGCCCGACACCGGGCTCTGGGCGATGACCGAGGACGGCGCCGTAATCATGGCGGCGCTGGGCGATGGCGTACCCGCGACCGTCGATGTCTTCCCCAACGACGACGCGCGACTCAAGTGGCAGGCCGCAGCGGTAAGCTGGCCGCTTGCGCAACCGTCGGCCGGGCATCCGTCCGCGTTTGCCGCGGTCTTCCCGTTGCCGGCGCGCGAACGTAGCGCCCTGCGCTCGGTCTCGCTCGTGGTGCGCGGCCGCAAGATCGCGCTGGCATTGCAGCGGCCCGCGAGCCTCGACGCAATCTTTCGCGTCATCGCCGCCGAGTCCGGCTCCGCCTTCGGCGCGGTTGTCGATGGACTAGTCGAGGGCCTGCTCGGCGAATCGCCGTCGCCCTCGCGCGTCCGGGCCGCCGCAACTTTGATCCGCCTCGCCGCGCGCCGCACCGGCTTCATCGAAGTCTGCGGCGTCTCGGAAGGCGACGAAATCTTCCTGCAGGGCTGGGCTTCCGATCTCCCCGCCGGCCGCACGCGCATCGTCACCGCCGGCGAGCCGCCGGCCATCGCCGAGTTCGTGTCGGCCAGCTACGAGCGCGACGACCTCGGCGGTCGCGGCCGCGGCTTCGCCGGCATCATCGCGCCGGCGCCGCTCGGCGATCCCTCGCTGCTGACGCAGATCTTCTATCGCGGCGACGAAGGCTGGCGCGCCGTCGATGTCTATAACCAGCGCAAGCTCATCGCCGCCCGCGAAATCCCCGGCCACCTGCGCAGTTTGCTGCCGCGCGCCACCGCGCCGGAAGACGTGCTGATCCGCCTGCGCCGCACCGCGCACCGCTTCGACGGCCGCGAGACGGTATCGCAGCTTCAGGAGCCGGTGCGCCTCGGCATCGACGTGGCCGTCGCGGTGCCCGGCGCCGGCATTCTGGTCGCCGGGTGGCTGCTCGACCCGAAAAAGCGCGTCAGCGCCGTCCGCCTCCACGCCGGCCCCGAGACCGTCGTCATCAGCAGCGACTGGACGCGGTTGCCGCGCGCCGATGTTGCCGGCGCCTATGCCAGCGATCCACTGTTCCGCGATCTCGCCGGCGCCGGCAGGCAATCCGGCTTCCTTGCCTTCGCGCCGGTCGCCGAGGCCAACGCAGGTTCGGCCCACCTCGAGCTCGATCTCGGCGACGGCAATCCGCCGTCGTTCTTCCCGCTGACGTTCGCCGAGGCGCCGCCACGCGAGGTCATCGGCAAGCTGCTCAATTCGATCGACGTGCGCTCGGCTGCCGCCGACGCGATCGTCGATCGGCAGCTCGGCCCCATGCTGCGGGCCGCCGGCCGCGACGCGCCGCCGGCGGGTGAAGCGGCCGACGTCGGCGTGCCCGGCGCCTTCGACGATCCGGCCTCCATCGCCATTGTCATCGGCGCCGACGATCGTGCCGGCGACGCGCTCGCCCTTCTGCCGCTGCTCGCCATCGATCCGTTCGCGCGCCGCCTGCCCATCGTTTTCGCGGCGCCGGGCGAGACATTGTTCGCGGTCGCCGGCGAGGTCCGCCGCCTGGCGTCGTTCTACCGCCTCGCACTCCGCCTGGTTCCGACCGCGTCCGGCGACGACATGCTCGACGGGCTGGAGGCCGGCGCCGCCGCCACGCGGGCCGGGACCCTGGTCCTGCTCGCCGCCAACATGCTGCCCGCGTCGCCGGGCTGGCTGCAGCGCCTGATCGAGACTTACCGCCAGAACGGCAGCCGCCACCTCGTCTGCCCGACCGTCCTGTTCGACGACAATTCGGTCCGCTGGGCGGGCACGCATTTTTCCGAGCGCGACGGCAGGCGCGAGCTTCGCTTCGCGCACCGCGGCTTCCCGCGCGCGGTGCTGGCCGGCGCCGAGCTGGAGGAAGTCTCCGCCGGCACGCTGGAGTGCTGCGTCGTCTCACGCGCCGGCTTCGAAGCGGCGGGCGGCTTCGCCCGCGGCTACCTCGGGCCGGCGGCGCGCAATCTCGACATGGCGCTCCGCATACGCCTCGCCGGCACGCCAGCGCTGTGGCAGCCGCAGGCCGAGGTCGTCGCGGCCGAGGAACGCACGCTTGCGTCCGAGCCCGCGCTCGCCCGCCGCGTCGATCAGTGGGCCTTCGATCATCGCTGGGCGCTCGCCCTCGCCAACATGCGGAGATAGCCACGGTGGAACCGCTGCGCATCCTCGTCGTCTCGCACGGCCACCCGAAGATTTCGCTGGGCGGCGCCGAGGTCGCCTCACACAACCTGCACAAGGGCCTGAACGCCGTCGCCGGCGTCAGCTCCGCTTTCCTGGCGCGTGTCGGCACGCCGTTCCCGCGCCACGCCGACTCGGCATTGATGAGCCACGGCCTCGCCGACAACGAGATCCTGTTCCACACCGACCGCTACGATCACTTCATGCTGTCGAGCGCCGATACCGACGACATCGGCCGCGATCTCGTGCGCTACGTCGAGGCGACACGCCCGCACGTCATCCATTTCCACCACGTCATCGGCCTCGGCCTCGAGTCGCTCTACGCCGTCCGCGAGGCGGCGCCCGATGCCGCGCTGCTGATGACGTTCCACGAGTATCTCGCGCTCTGCCACCACCACGGCCAGATGGTGAAGAAGGGCGGCGCGCTCTGCACGCGCTCGACGCCGATCGACTGCAGCCAGTGCTTCCCCGACATCGCGCCGGCGAAATTCCTGCGCCGGGAAAAATTCATCCGCGGCATGCTGGAGCTCTGCGATCATTTCGTCTCGCCGAGCCATTTCCTCGCCGATCGCTATGTCGCCTGGGGCCTGCCGGCCGAGCGCATCTCGGTCATCGAGAACGGCCTCGACATCGCCGCGCCGGCGCCGGCGCGCGCGTTGAGCGGCCCTGAGCCGCGCCGGTCGCGCTTCGCCTTCTTCGGCCAGATGATCGAGTTCAAGGGCGCCGACGTGCTGCTCGACGCCGTCGCGCGCGTGCCCGCCGAAATCT
The sequence above is drawn from the Bauldia sp. genome and encodes:
- a CDS encoding glycosyltransferase family 4 protein produces the protein MEPLRILVVSHGHPKISLGGAEVASHNLHKGLNAVAGVSSAFLARVGTPFPRHADSALMSHGLADNEILFHTDRYDHFMLSSADTDDIGRDLVRYVEATRPHVIHFHHVIGLGLESLYAVREAAPDAALLMTFHEYLALCHHHGQMVKKGGALCTRSTPIDCSQCFPDIAPAKFLRREKFIRGMLELCDHFVSPSHFLADRYVAWGLPAERISVIENGLDIAAPAPARALSGPEPRRSRFAFFGQMIEFKGADVLLDAVARVPAEIWGSDARAMIFGGHIERAPPEYRERIAKLELAAAGRAQLYGAYRNDDMPRLMQSCDWVVVPSTWWENSPVVIQEAFFHGRPVIASNLGGMAEKITDGIDGMHFRARSAEDLADRLIQALTEPGLWERLRGGIRRPMNHVECAEAHLDLYRDVLRTRSRPAARGHYDDAATIDLGSRERRVAWPAL